From Halapricum desulfuricans, a single genomic window includes:
- a CDS encoding DEAD/DEAH box helicase translates to MDETIDWLRERPYYDGQIAAERTLPGRDATFADVELDARVGSVLESAGIDNLYSHQAEAINAIRDGDDVVLATPTASGKSLAYTVPAFERALEDRRTTLYVAPQVALINDQAETLSELARGLGFASGVTVDRYTGRLSRSQKEDVRERQPTVLLTTPDMLHYGILPHAHRLWEWFFDRLETIVLDEVHEYRGIFGSQIALVLRRLNRVVQRFKGDGRGPGETVEQPQYVCCSATIGNPVEHAATVTGQDPDAFTLVDRSTAATGPTHWLLWNPPTYDHGGGTMGRRKSSHTEAKRLFVDLLQRGLQTVVFTSSRQVAERYATESADALVDRGEHDLAAGVGAYQAALGSDRRRELESGLREGSIRGLWSTNALELGVDIGGLDAVVLDGYPGTRMGAFQQAGRAGRGTDPALVALVASEDQLDQYLMSNPDALFEQEPERAISNPDNEQLLPRHVLAAARENWLNPDDDAHFGTRFPAVVSDLEAAGELQRRETDSGIRWTYAGDGSPQHEMSLRSADDREITLQARNREDPIATLPLGDALRDAHPGAIYHHQGTSYEVTDLDLGHDVATLQRTYADYYTKVLHDKEITVERDREEKPFPTREDVTVRLADVTMHKQITGFERRDRSSGEVLGRESLDLPETSLETTALYYTLPPALTRHLETLGDFAGGIHAAEHAMISLFPFEFLCDRRDIGGLSTPIHPHTDRSTIFIYDGYPGGVGLAESGYETIGDLASRTLELLQSCGCADGCPACVQSPHCGNANEPLDKGVATALLEALAE, encoded by the coding sequence GTGGACGAGACGATCGACTGGCTTCGCGAGCGCCCGTACTACGACGGCCAGATCGCCGCCGAGCGAACGCTCCCGGGTCGCGACGCGACGTTCGCGGACGTGGAACTGGACGCCCGGGTCGGGAGCGTCCTCGAATCGGCGGGCATCGACAATCTCTACAGCCATCAGGCAGAGGCAATCAACGCCATACGGGACGGCGACGACGTCGTGCTGGCGACGCCGACCGCCAGCGGGAAGAGCCTCGCCTACACCGTGCCGGCGTTCGAGCGAGCCCTGGAGGACCGACGGACGACGCTGTACGTCGCGCCCCAGGTCGCGCTCATCAACGACCAGGCCGAAACGCTGTCGGAGCTGGCTCGGGGGCTCGGGTTCGCTTCGGGGGTCACCGTCGATCGATACACCGGTCGGCTGTCGAGAAGCCAGAAAGAGGACGTGCGCGAGCGCCAGCCGACCGTCCTGTTGACCACTCCCGACATGCTCCATTACGGGATATTGCCCCACGCCCACCGGCTGTGGGAGTGGTTTTTCGATCGACTGGAGACGATCGTCCTCGACGAGGTGCACGAGTACCGCGGGATCTTCGGCAGCCAGATCGCGCTCGTCCTGCGGCGACTCAACCGCGTCGTCCAGCGATTCAAAGGCGACGGTCGGGGACCGGGCGAGACGGTCGAGCAGCCCCAGTACGTCTGCTGCTCGGCGACGATCGGGAACCCGGTCGAGCACGCCGCGACCGTCACCGGACAGGACCCGGACGCGTTCACGCTCGTCGATCGGAGCACCGCGGCGACGGGCCCGACTCACTGGCTGCTGTGGAATCCCCCGACGTACGACCACGGCGGCGGAACCATGGGTCGTCGCAAGTCCAGCCACACCGAGGCAAAGCGGCTGTTCGTGGACCTGCTCCAGCGCGGGCTCCAGACCGTCGTATTCACGTCCTCCCGGCAGGTGGCCGAGCGATACGCGACCGAGAGCGCCGACGCGTTGGTCGATCGCGGCGAACACGACCTGGCGGCGGGTGTCGGGGCCTACCAAGCGGCGCTGGGAAGCGACCGCCGGCGGGAACTGGAGAGCGGGCTGCGCGAGGGGTCGATCCGCGGGCTCTGGAGCACGAACGCGCTCGAACTCGGCGTCGACATCGGCGGACTGGACGCGGTTGTCCTGGACGGCTATCCCGGGACGCGGATGGGCGCCTTCCAGCAGGCCGGTCGCGCCGGTCGCGGGACCGATCCCGCGCTGGTCGCGCTCGTCGCCAGCGAGGATCAACTCGACCAGTATCTCATGTCCAACCCCGACGCGCTGTTCGAGCAGGAGCCCGAGCGGGCAATCTCGAACCCGGACAACGAGCAACTGCTCCCCAGGCACGTGCTGGCGGCCGCCAGGGAGAACTGGCTCAACCCCGACGACGACGCCCACTTCGGGACTCGATTCCCGGCCGTCGTCTCCGATCTCGAAGCCGCGGGCGAACTACAACGCCGGGAGACCGACAGCGGGATCCGCTGGACGTACGCCGGCGACGGCAGCCCACAGCACGAGATGTCCCTTCGAAGCGCCGACGATCGGGAGATCACCCTCCAGGCCCGGAATCGTGAGGACCCCATCGCGACGCTGCCGCTCGGCGACGCTTTGCGGGACGCCCACCCCGGCGCGATCTACCACCACCAGGGGACGAGCTACGAGGTGACCGATCTCGATCTGGGGCACGACGTGGCCACGCTCCAGCGAACCTACGCCGACTACTACACGAAGGTGTTACACGACAAGGAGATCACGGTCGAGCGCGACCGCGAGGAGAAGCCCTTCCCGACGCGCGAGGACGTGACTGTCCGGCTCGCGGACGTGACCATGCACAAGCAGATCACGGGCTTCGAGCGGCGGGATCGGTCCTCCGGGGAGGTCCTGGGACGCGAATCGCTGGATCTGCCCGAGACGAGTCTGGAGACGACGGCGCTGTACTACACGCTCCCGCCGGCGCTGACCCGACACCTGGAGACGCTGGGCGATTTCGCGGGCGGGATTCACGCCGCCGAGCACGCCATGATTTCGCTGTTCCCCTTCGAGTTTCTCTGCGATCGACGGGACATCGGCGGGCTCTCGACGCCGATCCACCCACACACCGACCGCAGCACGATCTTCATTTACGACGGCTACCCCGGCGGCGTCGGACTGGCCGAGAGCGGCTACGAGACGATCGGCGACCTCGCGTCGAGGACGCTGGAACTGCTGCAGTCCTGTGGCTGTGCGGACGGCTGTCCGGCCTGCGTGCAGTCGCCCCACTGTGGCAACGCGAACGAGCCGCTTGACAAGGGCGTCGCGACCGCGCTGCTGGAAGCACTAGCCGAATGA
- a CDS encoding DUF3488 and transglutaminase-like domain-containing protein gives MTDDTHSGREYGRVVFVLGSVLAVLVAGALLPTLIGPLGAAPLESLISPQSGAGGDSGGLGALNPGDSTDIGGFSSDGDTNALQSQSTETHFTVTATEGAYWRTGAYDTYTGSGWERTGETTAYDGGIKTDGLAGEEITYQVELRRAATALPTAWRPKTVDAGTPIEVTDQRAIAAPRGLAAGTTYEATSVRPSRDAETLAAAGEEYPTTIEQRYTQLPGSTPDRLGAFTDQLTNDTETQYETAVTIERWLETNKDYSLGVSAPGGNSVASDFVFGMDEGYCEYFATSMVAMLRTQGIPSRYAVGYSTGNQTGENTYTVRGMNAHAWTEVYFPDVGWVKFDPTPGQERLATEQRAIQEQEGITNYDPTEEGSPGEQFSPDESGTPDDPTQDDGDPGTDPGDDGPGIDPGDGDGPGSGTGTDTGGENQSGPYDVSLWGDPVPGTDVTVRVTRDGEPASGVVVRFNGEPIGTTARDGTITGQVPYEAPTLNVTVQAQSTASIDATAPAIRVDDDRKYALDSPVGDEPPPTANRSFEVPTNATLSIAGTAVTGETVTLTATVAGEPVPNATVEVDGEPVATTDESGRTDVTLPADPGSTTVSVRRGAVAGNRTLRLAALTVEAEPQLPVALPWTGVTVTAELGNETVSGVPVSINGESVATTGIDGTAAASLPFADSASLAVSAHGQRATATVGGLWRNLAVLLGTFAVAVAGAVFAIRRVDVRLGAILDRLVGTVLALPRYLLVGLVTGVDRVVDGIDRALEAGLDGLRSLWTGDKQAISAAIRQRIETVATRIRSIRSGPETASRTEMSSARVTIREAWERLLDHVSVRDPGTKTPGEIATHAVDRDGLPADAVATLRDTFRAVEYGARSPEQRLEAVQSAVEQLDGERERTDDERPDER, from the coding sequence ATGACGGACGACACTCACAGCGGTCGGGAGTACGGCCGCGTCGTGTTCGTCCTCGGCAGCGTGCTCGCGGTGCTGGTTGCCGGCGCGCTGTTGCCGACGCTGATCGGCCCGCTCGGGGCGGCACCGCTCGAATCGCTCATCTCACCGCAGAGCGGGGCCGGCGGAGACAGCGGGGGGCTCGGGGCGCTCAATCCGGGCGACTCGACCGATATCGGCGGGTTCAGCAGCGACGGTGACACGAACGCGCTACAGTCACAGAGCACCGAGACGCACTTCACGGTCACGGCCACTGAGGGGGCCTACTGGCGGACCGGAGCCTACGACACCTACACGGGGAGCGGCTGGGAGCGCACCGGCGAGACGACCGCCTACGACGGCGGGATCAAGACCGACGGACTCGCCGGCGAGGAGATTACCTACCAGGTCGAGCTACGGCGAGCGGCGACGGCACTGCCGACGGCCTGGCGCCCGAAGACGGTCGACGCCGGGACGCCGATCGAGGTGACCGACCAGCGGGCGATTGCCGCACCGCGCGGTCTCGCAGCCGGAACGACCTACGAGGCGACCAGCGTCCGCCCGTCCAGAGACGCGGAGACGCTCGCGGCCGCGGGCGAGGAGTACCCGACGACGATCGAACAGCGGTACACGCAACTACCGGGATCGACGCCCGACCGACTCGGTGCGTTCACCGATCAGTTGACCAACGACACCGAAACGCAGTACGAGACGGCAGTCACCATCGAGCGATGGCTAGAGACGAACAAGGACTACTCGCTTGGCGTTTCCGCGCCGGGCGGCAACAGCGTCGCCAGCGATTTCGTGTTCGGGATGGACGAGGGGTACTGTGAGTACTTTGCGACGTCGATGGTCGCGATGTTGCGCACACAGGGTATTCCATCCAGATACGCCGTCGGGTACTCGACCGGCAATCAGACCGGCGAGAACACCTACACGGTCCGGGGGATGAACGCCCACGCCTGGACGGAAGTGTACTTCCCGGACGTCGGCTGGGTCAAATTCGATCCGACGCCCGGCCAGGAGCGGCTTGCGACCGAACAGCGGGCAATCCAGGAGCAGGAAGGAATCACGAACTACGACCCCACCGAGGAGGGGAGCCCGGGCGAGCAGTTCAGCCCAGACGAGTCCGGAACGCCCGACGACCCCACGCAGGACGACGGCGATCCCGGAACCGATCCGGGGGACGACGGTCCGGGAATAGATCCCGGTGACGGTGACGGACCAGGCTCCGGTACCGGCACTGACACGGGCGGTGAGAACCAGTCGGGGCCGTACGACGTGTCGCTGTGGGGGGATCCCGTGCCTGGAACGGACGTGACGGTACGGGTGACCCGTGACGGCGAGCCGGCGAGCGGCGTCGTCGTGCGCTTCAACGGTGAGCCGATCGGGACCACTGCCCGCGACGGCACCATCACCGGCCAGGTTCCCTACGAGGCGCCGACGCTGAACGTGACGGTGCAGGCGCAGTCGACGGCGTCGATCGACGCGACGGCTCCTGCGATCAGGGTGGACGACGACCGCAAGTACGCGCTGGACTCGCCCGTGGGGGACGAACCACCGCCGACCGCGAACCGCAGCTTCGAGGTGCCGACCAACGCGACGCTGTCAATCGCCGGGACAGCCGTGACAGGCGAGACGGTCACGCTGACAGCGACTGTCGCCGGGGAGCCCGTGCCGAACGCGACGGTCGAGGTGGACGGCGAACCGGTCGCGACAACCGACGAGAGCGGACGCACAGACGTGACACTGCCGGCGGATCCCGGTTCGACGACGGTCTCGGTTCGGCGGGGTGCGGTCGCCGGGAACCGGACGCTCCGGCTCGCGGCACTGACCGTCGAAGCCGAGCCGCAGCTGCCGGTCGCGCTGCCCTGGACCGGCGTGACCGTCACGGCCGAGCTCGGTAACGAAACGGTCTCCGGTGTGCCGGTCTCAATCAACGGCGAAAGCGTCGCGACGACCGGTATCGACGGCACGGCCGCGGCGTCGCTGCCGTTCGCGGACAGCGCGTCGCTGGCCGTGAGCGCCCACGGCCAGCGTGCGACAGCGACGGTGGGAGGCCTCTGGCGGAACCTGGCGGTCCTGCTGGGCACGTTCGCGGTGGCGGTCGCCGGAGCCGTCTTCGCGATACGGCGGGTCGACGTTCGCCTCGGGGCGATACTCGATCGGCTCGTCGGGACCGTCCTGGCGTTGCCGCGCTATCTGCTGGTCGGACTCGTCACCGGCGTCGACAGGGTCGTCGACGGAATCGACCGCGCACTCGAAGCGGGGCTGGACGGGCTGCGTTCGCTGTGGACAGGGGACAAACAGGCGATTTCGGCAGCGATCCGACAGCGGATCGAGACGGTAGCTACCAGGATCCGGTCGATACGGTCGGGGCCGGAGACGGCCAGCCGGACGGAGATGTCATCCGCACGGGTGACGATCCGCGAGGCCTGGGAGCGGTTGCTCGATCACGTGTCGGTTCGCGACCCGGGGACGAAGACGCCGGGCGAGATCGCCACGCACGCGGTCGATCGCGACGGACTCCCGGCGGACGCGGTCGCGACGCTCAGAGACACCTTCCGCGCAGTCGAGTATGGAGCCCGGTCGCCCGAACAGCGCCTCGAAGCCGTCCAGTCCGCCGTCGAACAACTCGACGGTGAGCGCGAACGAACGGACGACGAACGACCGGACGAGCGATGA
- a CDS encoding DUF7269 family protein, with translation MSRIRTLVGVVGLLGAAVALGLVVAPGSLASIRPVAVLTDALPAGKPDLLLLGLGAVVGLGAVTIAYSVSGDGRAGPLVDHPPEAVNARTPSRPGRAFDRQLAGDGESNVREPLRAAAVETLVRRTGIDPTDASEAVDRGTWTDDRVAAAFLGAPSQSLGARLRRWLDPDGERRRRVERTIAAIERVQR, from the coding sequence ATGAGCCGGATCCGAACGCTTGTCGGAGTCGTCGGCCTGCTGGGCGCAGCGGTCGCGCTCGGGCTCGTCGTCGCACCGGGATCGCTCGCGTCGATCCGGCCGGTGGCCGTCCTGACGGACGCGCTGCCGGCTGGCAAACCCGATCTGCTGTTGCTGGGACTCGGCGCGGTCGTCGGGCTGGGCGCGGTGACGATCGCCTACTCCGTGAGCGGCGACGGACGGGCCGGCCCGCTGGTCGATCACCCGCCCGAAGCCGTCAACGCGCGGACGCCGTCCCGGCCCGGACGGGCGTTCGACCGCCAACTCGCCGGGGACGGCGAATCGAACGTTCGGGAACCACTCCGGGCGGCCGCGGTCGAGACGCTCGTTCGCCGAACGGGCATTGATCCGACGGACGCCAGCGAAGCCGTCGACCGCGGGACGTGGACGGACGACCGGGTCGCGGCGGCGTTTCTGGGTGCGCCCAGCCAGTCGCTGGGTGCCAGGTTGCGCCGCTGGCTCGACCCGGACGGCGAGCGGCGACGGCGCGTCGAGCGAACGATCGCGGCGATCGAACGGGTGCAACGATGA
- a CDS encoding DUF58 domain-containing protein has protein sequence MTRYSHHRWSVGLAATLLLVSVGLLYGSSAPFLLAVVPLAYVAYGALSSYPEPVVGIERSLSPETPTPGSTVTVAVTVTNDGDRTLADARVVDEVPDELAVVSGTPRAGLSIPPGESRTFAYEVMAKRGEYAFGSPTIRVRSISGSRIVTETVEPSGASTLTCSTTVEGTPLERTARERTGTLPTDSGGPGLEFHSTRDYRPGDPINRLDWRRLARTEELSTVNFREERATRLIVVLDARAPTRIAPHPGYPTGAGLAAYAGERVYEALRSAGHQVGVTALGLESTDLASEGRLPWVEPPAEGGSTAAARTLFEAAARAESNASEVPDPTQRTEDATESAFGEQLLARLTPGAQVLVVSPLLDEEPVALTGTLRTHGVPVTVLSPDVTVSDTAGGRLAAVRRRNAVTTLQYRGVTVIEWPPTESLEVVLDRSLPAVIP, from the coding sequence ATGACCCGATACAGCCACCACAGATGGAGCGTCGGCCTCGCAGCCACCCTGTTGCTGGTGAGCGTCGGGCTGCTGTACGGCTCGTCGGCGCCGTTCCTGCTCGCGGTCGTCCCGCTGGCCTATGTGGCCTACGGGGCGCTGTCGAGCTACCCCGAGCCGGTCGTCGGCATCGAGCGATCGCTCTCGCCGGAGACGCCGACGCCCGGATCGACCGTGACCGTCGCAGTGACGGTCACCAACGACGGGGACCGGACGCTCGCGGACGCGCGAGTCGTCGACGAGGTCCCGGACGAACTGGCAGTCGTGAGTGGGACCCCGCGGGCGGGGTTGTCGATCCCACCCGGGGAATCACGGACGTTCGCCTACGAGGTGATGGCCAAACGCGGGGAGTACGCGTTCGGGTCGCCGACGATCAGGGTGCGGTCGATCAGCGGGTCACGCATCGTGACCGAAACTGTCGAGCCCAGCGGGGCGAGCACGCTCACCTGCTCGACGACAGTGGAGGGGACACCGCTCGAGCGGACGGCACGCGAGCGGACCGGGACGCTCCCGACCGATTCGGGCGGGCCGGGACTGGAGTTTCACTCGACGCGGGACTACCGGCCGGGCGATCCGATCAACCGGCTCGACTGGCGTCGCCTCGCCCGGACCGAGGAACTGTCGACGGTCAACTTCCGCGAGGAACGTGCCACGCGCCTGATCGTCGTGCTCGACGCACGAGCGCCGACCCGAATCGCGCCCCATCCGGGCTACCCGACCGGGGCTGGACTGGCGGCCTACGCGGGCGAACGCGTCTACGAGGCGCTGCGGTCGGCCGGCCACCAGGTCGGCGTGACGGCACTCGGGCTTGAAAGTACCGACCTCGCGAGTGAGGGGCGGCTACCGTGGGTCGAGCCGCCGGCGGAAGGGGGCTCAACCGCGGCCGCGCGGACGCTGTTCGAGGCCGCTGCCCGCGCCGAAAGCAACGCGAGCGAGGTCCCGGACCCGACACAGCGGACGGAGGACGCGACCGAGAGCGCCTTTGGCGAGCAGTTGCTGGCCAGACTGACGCCCGGAGCACAGGTGCTCGTGGTATCACCGCTGCTCGACGAGGAGCCGGTCGCGCTGACGGGGACACTCCGGACCCACGGCGTCCCCGTGACGGTGTTGAGTCCTGACGTGACAGTCTCTGACACAGCCGGCGGTCGGCTGGCGGCGGTCCGGCGTCGAAACGCCGTGACGACGCTGCAGTACCGCGGCGTGACCGTCATCGAGTGGCCGCCGACCGAGTCGCTGGAGGTCGTGCTGGATCGATCGCTCCCGGCGGTGATACCATGA
- a CDS encoding DUF7519 family protein: protein MSETVTDTDAANGTSDSVGNTKPTGGIERTTAANGAEDTTERPTRLSTAVVVGLTLLVTVELVTAVGLGQRATYGVVGAVALAAVLGLLANDRLEPIGVALVGPVFPVVSLAVIAGAGITLVAQLRNALSVGSVFVVLGATVAVFGATLAVRDVLSHDALARAVAAGVRTTVVVATAAVGALAIRFGPARTRAGPVLGDIVTWVFAPTAPVPLASLLALTVAVVSLTRTTVVALPISELLGDRVGEPTRARLSRFDRALKLTAPLALTVVAAAVGIEAVATEPYGWLPGGLREFLGGLARAETLRLLLVDAVVAEGLIVATVTGLKRAYRGSGRAALVGTLPYVSGALVVAAVLQYREPFVAAMIGEIERRLPIQLLDEFRRLSTQAIDLYGEAAIGLMVVTLLSGLTLVVVLALFVSSTLGVLTERASGAGLAGAGLCLVAAFASTLGVSLLVALAGVVAAFVVWDTGTFGVTLGAELGDKASTVRTELVHGGATVLIGAGAAGVAIWLDRMTGPVTASGVPVVVALVGAIGGLLLLAVASR from the coding sequence ATGAGCGAGACAGTAACCGACACCGACGCGGCAAATGGGACGTCTGACAGCGTCGGGAACACGAAACCCACCGGCGGTATCGAGCGTACGACGGCCGCAAACGGTGCCGAAGACACGACCGAGCGGCCGACGCGGCTGAGCACGGCCGTCGTCGTGGGCCTGACGCTGCTGGTGACGGTAGAGCTGGTCACAGCTGTCGGCCTGGGCCAGCGAGCGACGTACGGAGTGGTCGGTGCAGTCGCACTCGCGGCCGTGCTCGGACTGCTCGCAAACGACCGACTGGAGCCGATCGGCGTCGCGCTCGTCGGCCCGGTCTTCCCCGTCGTGTCGCTCGCGGTGATCGCCGGTGCTGGAATTACGCTCGTAGCGCAGTTACGGAACGCGCTCTCCGTCGGCTCGGTATTCGTGGTGCTGGGGGCGACGGTCGCCGTCTTCGGGGCCACGCTGGCCGTTCGGGACGTTCTCTCTCACGACGCGCTCGCCCGGGCGGTCGCTGCCGGCGTGCGCACGACAGTCGTCGTCGCCACGGCGGCGGTCGGGGCGCTCGCGATCCGGTTCGGGCCGGCCAGGACCCGAGCCGGTCCGGTGCTCGGCGACATCGTGACGTGGGTGTTCGCGCCGACAGCGCCGGTCCCGCTCGCGTCGTTGCTGGCCCTGACTGTCGCTGTCGTGTCCCTGACCCGGACGACAGTCGTGGCGCTGCCGATCAGCGAGTTGCTCGGCGACCGGGTCGGCGAGCCCACGCGAGCGAGGCTGTCGCGGTTCGATCGTGCCCTCAAACTGACCGCGCCGCTGGCGCTGACGGTCGTCGCCGCGGCGGTCGGGATCGAGGCAGTCGCGACGGAACCGTACGGGTGGCTTCCCGGCGGTCTCAGGGAGTTCCTCGGCGGGCTGGCACGCGCCGAAACGCTACGGCTCCTGCTCGTGGACGCCGTCGTCGCCGAGGGACTGATCGTCGCCACAGTCACGGGCCTCAAGCGAGCGTATCGTGGCTCCGGGCGTGCGGCACTCGTGGGGACGCTCCCGTACGTCAGCGGCGCCCTGGTCGTCGCGGCGGTACTCCAGTACCGGGAGCCGTTCGTCGCGGCGATGATCGGGGAGATCGAACGGCGACTGCCGATACAGCTACTCGATGAATTCAGACGGCTCTCGACGCAGGCCATCGATCTCTACGGCGAGGCCGCGATCGGGCTGATGGTCGTGACACTGTTGTCCGGACTGACGCTCGTCGTCGTACTGGCACTGTTCGTGAGTTCGACGTTGGGCGTGCTCACCGAGCGGGCGAGCGGAGCCGGACTCGCCGGGGCCGGCCTGTGTCTCGTCGCGGCGTTCGCGTCGACGCTGGGGGTGTCACTGCTCGTCGCGCTGGCCGGCGTCGTCGCGGCCTTTGTCGTCTGGGACACCGGCACGTTCGGCGTCACTCTCGGAGCGGAACTCGGAGACAAAGCGAGTACGGTACGGACCGAGTTGGTCCACGGCGGCGCCACAGTGCTGATCGGGGCTGGAGCCGCCGGCGTGGCGATCTGGCTCGACCGTATGACTGGCCCGGTCACGGCCAGCGGCGTCCCCGTCGTGGTGGCGCTGGTCGGCGCGATCGGCGGTCTGTTGTTGCTCGCGGTCGCCAGCCGCTAG
- a CDS encoding AAA family ATPase, which translates to MDAEDAALACRNVLDRVGEAVIADEQFLETVLTGILARGHVLLEDVPGTGKTLTARTFANALGLSFRRVQFTPDLLPADITGSHIYDKSTGDFEFSPGPIFANVVLADEINRAPPKTQAALLEAMGEGQVTVDGDTHELPDPFFVIATQNPIEQEGTFALPEAQRDRFAVKAEMGYPERAGERELIDRRADRDAKIPTIQPVLDGQAVTELQTVPETIRVDGKIRDYVVDLGRATREDERVDVGVSPRGVQRLFETARANAVLAGRTYVVPDDVKRVAGPTLRHRLVLTSEASVRGVAPDDVLADVLEEVPVPAVADT; encoded by the coding sequence ATGGACGCCGAGGACGCGGCGCTGGCCTGCCGGAACGTACTCGACCGGGTCGGCGAAGCCGTCATCGCCGACGAACAGTTCCTGGAAACGGTTCTGACCGGGATTCTCGCCCGCGGACACGTCCTCCTCGAGGACGTCCCCGGGACGGGCAAGACGCTGACTGCCCGGACCTTCGCGAACGCGCTGGGGCTGTCCTTTCGCCGCGTACAGTTCACGCCGGATCTGTTGCCCGCGGACATCACCGGCTCGCACATCTACGACAAATCGACCGGCGACTTCGAGTTCTCGCCGGGGCCGATCTTCGCGAACGTCGTGCTGGCCGACGAGATCAACCGTGCGCCACCGAAAACCCAGGCCGCGCTGCTGGAAGCGATGGGCGAAGGCCAGGTCACCGTCGACGGCGACACGCACGAACTGCCGGACCCGTTTTTCGTCATCGCGACCCAGAACCCGATCGAACAGGAGGGAACCTTTGCCCTGCCGGAGGCCCAGCGGGATCGCTTCGCGGTCAAAGCAGAGATGGGGTACCCGGAACGGGCCGGCGAGCGGGAACTCATCGACCGCCGCGCCGACCGCGACGCCAAGATCCCGACCATCCAGCCGGTGCTCGACGGGCAGGCCGTCACCGAACTCCAGACCGTTCCCGAGACGATTCGCGTCGACGGGAAGATACGTGATTACGTGGTCGATCTCGGACGGGCGACCCGGGAGGACGAGCGGGTCGACGTCGGTGTCTCTCCGCGCGGGGTCCAGCGACTCTTCGAGACGGCCCGTGCGAACGCAGTCCTGGCCGGGCGGACCTACGTCGTACCGGACGACGTCAAACGCGTCGCCGGACCGACGCTTCGCCACCGGCTCGTGCTCACCTCAGAGGCCAGCGTCCGCGGCGTCGCACCTGACGACGTGCTCGCGGACGTTCTCGAGGAGGTTCCGGTGCCCGCCGTGGCGGACACCTAG
- a CDS encoding glycosyltransferase family 2 protein, with translation MNTERLALLAVTLALLVGGVATLLAPTVVSGPGAAPGHADAVTTITADAGLGSLFGIALWGVTILFGGTALLWVVLTYVIGAGYEAPPVEYGPEAVQVRIMTVDAAAVVQETVDSLPDGLDDVHVIAEEAIDVAGASVHVVPEDFESRAVRKGRAQEWARRAIDTDREFVLYLDEDSVVESFEGLPDADIVQLREQPRRTDSSLSFLADVYRMGVQIEQRAFARLSIPLFAWGGGIAVRSDVEDAVTWDRETLVEDTAFVWAAFSEYDIDFALSESVCRNEAPPSLYEIGQQRRRWSAGNVQAAKLLPRRYELLTRVRNYAWALSPIVTLLVLPLSILGASVAYGGALLLASVGLGLFTAFWFLRGVAYYGEGHAGWLLALPLAPLVTVVHSMGTVAGIVNPPEHFRVTTKVGGD, from the coding sequence ATGAACACGGAACGACTCGCACTGCTCGCGGTCACACTGGCGCTGCTCGTCGGTGGGGTCGCGACGCTGCTGGCACCGACGGTCGTCTCCGGACCGGGCGCAGCCCCCGGTCACGCGGACGCGGTGACGACGATCACTGCCGACGCCGGTCTCGGCTCACTGTTCGGAATCGCGCTGTGGGGAGTGACGATTCTCTTTGGCGGTACCGCACTCCTGTGGGTCGTGTTGACCTACGTGATCGGCGCGGGGTACGAGGCCCCGCCCGTCGAATACGGCCCCGAAGCAGTACAGGTCCGGATTATGACTGTCGACGCCGCCGCGGTCGTCCAGGAGACGGTCGACTCGCTCCCGGACGGGCTTGACGACGTACACGTGATCGCCGAGGAAGCTATCGACGTGGCCGGCGCGAGCGTCCACGTCGTTCCCGAGGACTTCGAGTCCCGGGCCGTCCGGAAGGGCCGCGCCCAGGAGTGGGCGCGTCGAGCGATCGACACCGACCGGGAGTTCGTCCTCTACCTTGACGAGGACAGCGTCGTCGAGTCCTTCGAGGGACTTCCCGACGCGGACATCGTCCAGCTTCGGGAGCAGCCGCGGCGGACGGATTCGAGTCTGAGCTTCCTCGCGGACGTCTACCGGATGGGCGTCCAGATCGAACAGCGAGCGTTCGCGCGACTTTCGATCCCGCTTTTCGCCTGGGGCGGCGGGATCGCCGTCCGGAGCGACGTCGAGGACGCGGTCACCTGGGATCGGGAGACGCTCGTCGAGGACACCGCCTTCGTCTGGGCGGCTTTCAGTGAGTACGACATCGACTTCGCGCTGTCGGAGTCGGTCTGTCGCAACGAAGCCCCGCCGTCGCTGTACGAGATCGGCCAGCAGCGCCGGCGCTGGTCGGCCGGCAACGTCCAGGCCGCGAAGTTGCTCCCGCGTCGCTACGAGCTGCTGACCCGTGTCCGCAATTACGCGTGGGCGCTGTCGCCGATCGTGACCCTGCTCGTGTTGCCGCTGTCGATACTCGGCGCGTCGGTCGCATACGGCGGCGCGCTGCTACTGGCATCGGTGGGGCTGGGGCTGTTCACGGCCTTCTGGTTCCTCCGCGGGGTCGCGTACTACGGGGAGGGCCACGCCGGCTGGCTGCTGGCGCTGCCGCTGGCTCCGCTCGTGACCGTCGTCCACTCGATGGGGACCGTCGCCGGCATCGTCAACCCGCCCGAGCACTTCCGGGTGACGACGAAGGTCGGCGGGGATTGA